In Oryza sativa Japonica Group chromosome 2, ASM3414082v1, the following are encoded in one genomic region:
- the LOC4329721 gene encoding cytochrome P450 76M5, with product METRELWVLAAALAVSLLYYLAALMRYAGGGCSRSSRPPLPPGPTPLPLIGNLLSLRGVLHHRLASLARVHGPVMALRLGLTTAVVVSSRDAAAEAFTKHDRRLAARVVPDSNRAHGFSDRSIIWLPSSDPRWKALRGIQATHLFSPRGLAAVRSVRESKVRDIVAYFRSRAGEEVVFGEAIYSGVLNLVSSSFFSVNMAGVGSEEAHGLRELVEDLVEAIAKPNVSDLFPFLRQLDLQGLRRRTEERMARAFGILDGIIDRRLANRTHGDRHGDFLDALLDLVSEGKMARDHVTIMLFEVFGAGSDTMSVSLEWAMAELLRNPRAMRKARAELEDAAAVVEESDAARLPYLQAVVKEAMRLHPVGPILLPHRAVEDGVEIGGYAVPRGAMVIFNAWAIMRDPAAWERPDEFVPERFMETTTAIDFRGKEYEYLPFGSGRRLCPGLPLAERVVPFVLASLLRAFEWRLPDGVSAEDLDVSERFNTANVLAVPLKVVPVIVN from the coding sequence ATGGAGACGAGGGAGCTGTGGGTGCTAGCGGCAGCGCTCGCCGTGTCGCTCCTCTACTACCTCGCCGCCCTGATGCGctacgccggcggcggctgtagcaggagcagcaggccgccgttgccgcctgGCCCGACGCCGCTGCCTCTCATCGGCAACCTGCTCAGCCTCCGCGGCGTCCTCCACCACCGGCTCGCGAGCCTCGCCCGCGTCCACGGCCCCGTCATGGCGCTCAGGCTCGGCCTCACCACGGCCGTGGTCGTCTCCTCCAgggacgccgcggcggaggccttCACGAAGcacgaccgccgcctcgccgcccgcgtGGTCCCGGACAGCAACCGCGCGCACGGCTTCTCCGACCGCTCCATCATATGGCTCCCGAGCTCCGACCCGCGGTGGAAGGCGCTGCGCGGCATCCAGGCCACCCACCTCTTCTCCCCCCGGGGCCTCGCCGCGGTGCGCTCCGTCCGCGAGAGCAAGGTGCGCGACATCGTGGCCTACTTCCGGTCGCGCGCCGGGGAGGAGGTGGTGTTCGGCGAGGCCATCTACAGCGGCGTGCTCAACCTCGTCTCCAGCTCCTTCTTCTCCGTCAACATGGCCGGCGTGGGCTCCGAGGAGGCGCACGGCCTGCGGGAGCTCGTGGAGGACCTCGTCGAGGCGATCGCGAAGCCGAACGTCTCCGACCTCTTCCCTTTCCTCCGGCAGCTCGACCTGCAGGGCTTGCGGCGGCGGACGGAGGAGCGCATGGCGAGAGCCTTCGGCATCCTAGACGGCATAATCGATCGCCGTCTGGCGAACCGCACTCACGGCGACCGGCACGGCGACTTCCTCGACGCGCTCCTCGACCTCGTCTCCGAGGGCAAGATGGCCCGGGACCACGTCACGATCATGCTCTTCGAGGTCTTCGGCGCCGGCAGCGACACCATGTCCGTCAGCCTGGAGTGGGCGATGGCCGAGCTGCTCCGCAACCCGCGCGCCATGCGCAAGGCGCGCGCGGAGctggaggacgccgccgccgtcgtcgaggagTCCGACGCGGCGAGGCTCCCTTACCTCCAGGCCGTGGTGAAGGAGGCCATGCGGCTGCACCCCGTGGGGCCGATCCTGCTCCCCCACCGCGCCGTGGAGGACGGCGTGGAGATCGGCGGCTACGCGGTGCCCAGGGGCGCCATGGTGATCTTCAACGCGTGGGCGATCATGCGCGACCCCGCGGCGTGGGAGAGGCCCGACGAGTTCGTGCCGGAGCGCTTCATGGAGACGACTACGGCGATCGATTTCCGCGGGAAGGAGTACGAGTACCTGCCGTTCGGGTCCGGGAGGAGGCTGTGCCCGGGGCTGCCGCTGGCGGAGCGCGTCGTGCCGTTCGTGCTGGCCTCGCTGCTGCGCGCGTTCGAGTGGCGCCTCCCCGATGGCGTGTCCGCCGAGGACCTGGACGTCAGCGAGAGGTTCAACACCGCCAATGTGCTCGCCGTGCCTCTCAAGGTCGTGCCTGTCATCGTCAACTAG